The window CGCTCGTCGGCGCAGTTCGTGCTGAATGCCGTCTTCGGGATCGGCATCGGCTGGGCCTTCGTCGCGATGTCGGCGCGAGGTGGCGCGAGTGCGGACGAGCAAGCCCTGGCGTACTTCCTGCCCGGCATCCTCTACAACGCCGGTTACGCCGTGCTGATGGCGATCAGTTGTCTGACCACCTGGCCGCTGGTGGGGTTCATGGTCGGCAGTGTCACCGGCGATCCGACCGCCTGGCATGAGGACCGACCGGTCGTACGCCTGTGTACCAAGTTGACCTGGCTGCTCGCCGTGCCGTGCTTGCTGCGAGTGGCGCTGCAGGCGCCGCTGTGGCTGGCCGGCAAGCGAGAGGTGATCGATCCGGACACCGTCGTGGCACTGCTCGGCACCTTGAAGATCGCGCTGGGGTGGCCACTGCAACTCGCGACGCTGGCCGCCATGGTGTGGCTGCTGGGACGCAACCACACGCCGATCACGCCTCGGGTGGTGACTCCGGTCGAGCCGGCCTGATCAGCCGCGCGGAGACAAGACCGCTTGCAGTTGGTCCTCGACCTCGGCGGGTACCACGAACAGCAGTTCGTCCCCGGACTCCAACGGTTGTTCCGCGTCGGGAACGTAGACCTGCCCGTCGCGCAGGATCGTGACCAGCGCGCAGTTCTCGGGGAAGGGGATCAAACCGGCCGGCTTGCCGACGTGCGGCGACTCGGCCGGGAAGGGTGATCTCGACCAGGTTGGCGTTTCCTTGGCTGAAGGTGAACAGGCGGACCAGGTCGCCGACCGTGACGGCCTCCTCGACCAGCGCCGCCATGATCCGCGGCGTCGACACGTTGACGTCGACGCCCCATGCCTCGGTGAAGAGCCACTCGTTGTTGGGGTGGTTGACCCGACCGACGGTGCGGGGGACCCCGAACTCGGTCTTGGCGAGCAACGAGGTGACCAGGTTGGCCTTGTCGTCGCCGGTGGCGGCAATGACCACGTCGCACCGGTCTAGGCGGGCCTCCTCCAGCGAGGAGAGTTCGCAGGAGTCGGCGAGCAGCCATTCGGCATCCGGCACCCGGTCGGGCTTGATGGCCGTGGCGTTCTTGTCGATGAGCAGGACGGAATGTCCGTTGAGGATCAACTCGCGGGCGATGGAGCGACCGACCGCTCCGGCACCGGCAATGGCGACTCGCATCAGGCCTCCTCGGGTCCGGCGGCGATGACGTCGTAGGTGTGTACGGCAGTCTCCTCGCGCATCACCAGGTGCATGAGGTCGCCTTCTTGGAGCACGGTGTCGCGGTTGGGCAGCATGCCCTCGCCGAGACGGTCGATCCACGCGATCCGACTGCGACTCTGCTCCTGGAAGTGGATGGTGCGGTGCCCGACCCAGTTCTCGGGACAGGGCACCTGATCGACGCGAATCGTCCCGGACGGATCGCGGAAGTCCGGCTCGGCGCCCGCGGGCAGGATGCGACGCAGGATCTGATCCGAGGTCCAGCGCACCGTGGCGACGGTGGTGATTCCCAGGCGTTGGTAGACCTCTGCCCGGCCGGGGTCGTAGATACGTGCGACCACCTGCTGCAGGCCGAATGTCTCGCGCGCCACGCGCGCCGCGATGATGTTGGAGTTATCTCCGTTGGACACGGCCGCGAACGCGTCCGCGCGCCGGATCCCGGCCTTCTCCAACACCGACTGGTCGAAGCCATATCCGGTGACCTTGTCGCCGTTGAACGTGGGACCGAGTCGGCGGAACGAATCGGGCTCGCTGTCGATCACCGAGACGGTGTGATTGCGGTCCTCCAGACTGCGAGCGAGATTCGAACCGACGCGGCCGCAGCCCATGATCACGACGTGCACGCTGAAACGTTATCCCAGTCCGTGTGTGGGAAGCGCCGGTGAGGGTCTAATCTCGTCTGCCGTGGGTGTCGGCGATGTTTCCAAGCGGATCCTGTTAGGCCGCAAGCTTCGCAACGAGCAGTTGGGGGAGACGCTTCTGCCGAAGCGGATCGCGCTACCGGTCTTCGCCAGTGACGCGCTCTCGTCGGTCGCGTACGCCCCCGACGAAGTCTTCATCATGCTGTCCGTGGCGGGCGCCTCTGCGTACGCGTTCTCCTGGAAGATCGGCCTCGCGGTCGCGCTGGTGATGCTCACGGTCGTGGCGTCGTACCGCCAGAACGTGCATGCCTACCCCAGCGGTGGCGGCGACTACGAGGTCGCCACGGTCAACCTCGGTGAGACGGCCGGGGTCACGGTCGCCTCGGCGTTGCTGGTCGACTACGTGCTGACCGTCGCGGTGTCGATCTCGTCCGGGGTTCAGAACGCCGCGGCGGCGATCCCCTCGCTGATCGGACACGAGGCGACGGTCGCCATCGTCTTGGTGTTGCTGCTCGCCGCGATGAACCTTCGAGGCGTACGCGAGAGTGGCAGCTTCTTCGCCATCCCGACATACGGCTTCATGATCGGTGTGCTCGGCATGTCCGCCGTGGGTGCCTTCCAATACTTCACCGGCCACCTCGGAAAGGTCGAGAGCGCGCAATGGCAGATCGTGCCGACGCCGGGGTTCGGCGAAAACGAGATCACCCAGATCGCGCTGGTCTTCTTGTTGGCGCGGGCCTTCTCGTCCGGGTGTGCCGCCCTGACGGGAGTCGAGGCGATCTCCAACGGCGTGCCTGCGTTCAAACGGCCCAAGTCCAAGAACGCCGCGACGACCCTGCTCCTGCTGGGCAGCATCGCGATCACGATGTTGATGAGCATCATCCTGCTCGCGCGCGAGATGGGGCTTCGCTACGTCGACCCGCACGAGCTGGAGCGATTGCGCGACGCCAACGGCAACCCGATGCCCGAGGGTTTCGACCAGCACCCCGTGATGGCCCAACTGTCGAAGGCGGTCTTCGCGGACTTCCCGCCCGGCTTCTACTTCGTCGTGGCCATGACCGGCATCATCTTGGTGCTGGCCGCCAACACCGCGTTCAACGGCTTCCCGGTGCTCGGCTCGATCCTGGCCAAGGACGGCTTCGCCCCCCGGTCGCTGGCGTCGCGCGGTGACCGGTTGGCGTACAGCAACGGCATCCTCTTCCTGGCCGTGATGGCGATCATCCTCATCTATGCCTTCGACGCCCAGACCACCAAACTGATCCAGCTCTACATCATCGGAGTCTTCGTCTCCTTCACCCTCAGCCAACTTGGCATGATCCGGCACTGGACCCGGAACCTGCGATCGGTGAACGATCCGGCCGAGCGCGCCCGGATGCTGCGCTCGCGGGCGATCAATGCCTTCGGTCTGGGCATGACCAGCGTGGTGCTGGTGATCGTGCTGCTCACGAAGTTCCTGGCCGGAGCGTGGATCGCGATCCTCGCGATGATCGTCTTCTTCGCGATCATGAAAGCCATCCGGCGTCACTATGACGCCGTCGAACTCGAGTTGGCCGCAGACGAGCAGGACAAGGTGCTGCCGACGCGCGTACATGCGATCGTCCTGGTCTCCAAGTTGCACAAGCCGACGCTGCGGGCCCTGGCCTTCGCCAAGGCAGCGCGCCCCAACATCTTGGAGGGCGTCTACGTCTCCATCGATCAAGGCCAGACCGATCGGCTGCTGGAGGAATGGGACGACCGGAACATCGACGTGCCGCTCAAGGTGCTCTACTCGCCCTATCGCGAGGTCGTACGCCCGATCGTGGACTACGCCTCGGAGATCAGGAAGGCGAGCCCTCGCGGGGTGGTCGCCGTCTACATCCCGGAGTACGTCGTGGGGCGCTGGTGGGAGCAGTTGCTGCACAACCAGACGGCTCTGCGGCTGAAGACTCGGCTGCTGTTCACGCCCGGCGTGATGATGATTTCGGTGCCCTACCAGTTGGCCTCGTCGGTGCTCGCGCACGAGCGCGAACTCAACGCCGACACGCGTGCGCGCGCGGGCGATCTGCGTCGCGGGCGGGTCGTGGATGACGAGGGCCAGACCGCGACCTGGCGGGGTCAGGACTGAGCGTGGCGCGACGCAACCGTCCTCGGCGGCCACGGGGTGCCTCCGCAGTCGGGCAGCGTTTCGAGGTCGTGGTCGGCCCGGTGGCGCACGGTGGCCACTGCGTCGCCCGCGTCGAGGAGTCACAAGATTCCGTCGAGGGGTCACGAACGCTTCGAGACCGCGTGGTCTTCGTACGCCATGCGCTGCCGGGTGAGCGTGCGGTCGTGGAGATCACCGAAGGCACCGAACGCGATCGATTCTGGCGAGGTAACGCGGTCGAGATCCTGGAGCCGTCCGCCGCGCGCGTGAGCGCGCCGTGTGAGTACGCCGGGCCGGGCGGGTGCGGCGGTTGCGATCTGCAGCATGTGTCGCGCTCGGGTCAACTCGACTGGAAGACGATGGTCGTACGCGAGCAACTGGTTCGCTTGGCTGGCATGTCGGCCGACGATCCGCTCGTCACTGGCTTGACCGTGCAGACCGTGGGGCCAGACGACGGCCTGCGGTGGCGCAGTCGGACCAGGTTTGTGCACTTGGGCCAAGGCAGGCTCGGGCTGCGCGCGTACCGGTCCCATCAGGTCGTCGAGGTGGATGACTGCCTGATCACCGCTGAGCCGATGGTGGGTGCAGGCCGTGAGGTGGAGACGGTCACCGCAGCCGGGCGTACGCACGAATTCACCCGCGCCCTCGACGGGTTCTGGCAGCCACACGTGGAAGCCCCCCGAGTGTTGGTCGAGGCCGTAGTCGAGATGCTGGGTCCCAAACTCGGGGAGTCGGTGCTCGATCTCTACGGGGGAGTCGGGCTGTTCGCGCGGTTCCTGGGCGACGAGGTCGGGCCGGATGCCCGAGTCGTATTGATCGAGGGCGATCGGATCGCCGCCGGACACGCGCGCGGCAACCTCGCACGGGGTGCTGCCGGGAGTACGTCCGTCGCAGCCGGTGACGTGGAGCAGGTGCTCGGCCAACGTTATGACGAGCCCTTCGACATCGTCGTGCTCGATCCGCCGCGCACCGGGGCCAAACGAGCGGTGGTCGAGCAGGTGGTGGACCGCGCGCCGCGTGCGGTGGCGTACGTCGCCTGTGATCCAGCTGCGCTCGCGCGTGATCTCAAGTCTTTCGCCGAACTCGGCTATGTCACCCGGGAGATCCGGGCGTACGACCTCTTCCCGATGACGCACCACGTGGAATGCATCGCCTTGCTGACGCGGTAACTCGTTCACCCAACCCTTGACTTATCGAAAAACGATATTATCGTTCTTCGTGACATCGAGTTTCGATAAGGAGCGGGGATCATGAACGCAGCAGCAAGGACCTCGAAGAAGCGGACGTCTGATCCGTTCGCCTTCGATCGCACCGACCTCATTGGGGTTCGGATCCTGGCCGGACTCGCAGCCGTGGTCGTCCCACTGGGCGCTCTCGTGGTGCCAGCAGTCACGTGGCTCTCGGGTGACGCATTGAGTCGTACGGTGTCATGGCTCGACACCGCGCCGCCGAAGATCGCCGCCCTGAGTGAGGGTGCGACGGGGGAGTATGTCGACTCCGGCACGATCACGCTGCAGGACGCCTCGCCCAGTACCTGGCTCTGGCACCTGCTGCCCGGCATCGTCGTGACTGCGGCCACGGTCGTCATGTGCCTGCTGGTCTGGCGCCTGGTCGGGTTGATGCTCTCGCCCACTCCGTTCGGAGGTCGCACGGTCACCCTGCTGCGGCGGATGGCGGCAGTGCTGACGCTGGCTCCCGTCCTCACGTTCGTGGCCAACAGTGCGGCTGACTCGGCCGTGCGAAGCGCGGGGATGGACGGCCATGGTGGCTTCTGGATGGACATCGCGCCCGGCGCGACGCTGACGTACGCCGGCTTCATCGCGGCCGGAATGTTGATCGCGGCGATCAGCCAGGCATTCCTGCGCGGCGGGCAACTCCAAGACGATGTGGACGGGCTGGTCTGACGTGCCTGTCGAAGAGCCGCACCGCATCGTGTGTCGTCTGGACGAACTGCTCGCCGAGCGCGGCATGACCGTGACCGCGCTCGCCGACACGATCGGCGTCACGAACGTCAACCTCAGCGTGCTCAAGAACCAGCGCGCCAAGGCGATCAGGTTCTCCACGCTTACGGCGATCTGCGACGCACTCGGTTGCCAGCCGGGCGACTTGTTCGTCGTGGAGACTGACTGAGGGACGCTGGCTGAGGGACACTGGCTGAGGGACACTGGCTGGGAGACACTGGCTGACATGGACAGCGAGATTCGGCGTTATCGCACCGGGACCAGTGAGGTCGTCCTCGATCTCACCCACGACTGCGCCGAGTTCGTCTCCGATCGCGGTGACGGCCTGCTGCACGTGTTCGTCCCGCATGCCACCGCGGGGGTTGCGATCCTCGAAACCGGGGCTGGCTCCGATGACGACTTGCTGGCAGCACTTGAGGACCTGTTGCCGCGCGACGGTCGATGGCGCCACCGGCACGGTACGCCGGGCCACGGCCGCGATCATGTGCTCCCGGCGCTGATCTCGCCGTACGCCACCATCCCCGTCATCGGTGGACGTCTCGCGCTCGGCACCTGGCAGAGCATCTGCCTGGTCGACACCAACGTCGACAACCCTGAACGCGAGGTGCGGCTGTCGTTCCTCACGAGCGGCTGACCTACTTGATCGTCACGTCGCTCTTCACCCCGCACGCGGGACGCGACTTCCACGGCTCCTCCAGGCAAGCGCCGTCCACGATCTCTCGCCCGTTCAGACGCGAGGGCAGGCGGCTGCTGAGGTCGTACGAGACCCCGACGTCGCTGCACGACATCGCGCGTACGGTCTCGTGCACCGTGACCACCACCTGCGTCGCCGACTCGTCGAAGCTCAGGTCCGCGCCGTCGCGACATTCGCTGCCCGTGTAGCTGACCGTGACGTCTCGACCGTCGATGGTGATCGAGCCCCAAGGGGTCGGCGTCCGACCCCACGAACTCAGCACCCACCAGCCGGCGAGAGCAACCGCGGCAATAGCAAGGAAGATGACCAGACGTCGAAGCACGGCTTGATCGTGGCAGCGAAAGGCAGGCTCAGCCGAAGACCCGAACCAATGATGTCAAGACGTTATCTGAGCATCCGCCGGGCCAACTCGACGTGGAACCGCGCCGCCAACGTCAGGTCGTCGACGTGCACCCGTTCGTCGGCGTTGTGGTAGCCCTCGTCGATGACGTGCGCCGGAGTGTGCCGGAAGGGTGAGAAGCCGTACGCCTCGCAGTCCGACCGCGCCGCCCTGAGATAGGACGAGTCGGTGTAGCCCGGGCACAACAACGGCAACAACGAGGCGCCCGGATCCTGTTCGGCCATTACGTCGGCAGCCACTCGTGCCAAGGCGCCGTCGACCGGCGACGCGCTTCCGGGCACGATCTCCTCGGGAAACTCGAGGTCGTACGGCCCCTCGCCCAGCCGATCGCGTACGACTCGCTCCACCTCGGCGCGCGTGGCCCCCGGGAGGATCCGGCAGTCGAGCTCGACCCAGGCTCGCGCAGGCATCACGTTGCGAGCCGGCGAACCGTGCAACACGGTCGGCGCCATCGTGGTGCCCACCAGCGGCGGCAGGCTGTGCTCCAGCGCCGGGTGCAGGGCACTTGCGGCGGCCAGGTCCGCGTCGAGGTCGCCCATCGGCCGCCCAAGCAGTGCCTCCAAGGACGCAGCCAGCAGAGGAGAGGGCTCGGGTGCTGCCAGCCCTTGGCCGATCCGCGTGATCAGGTCGCCCAGCAATGGCACCGCGTTGTTGCCGATCGTGGGCATCGAGGCGTGACCGGCTTCGCCGACCGCGACGACACGAGCAGGCAGTGTCCCCTTCTCGCCGACCGCGAGAGTCAGCATCGCACGGCCGTCGGAGAGTTCGAGCCGCTGTCCTCCGCCTTCGTTGATGGCGTACGCCGGAGCGAAGTCGGGCCGCTGTTCCAGCAGCCACCTCATGCCGACGTCGGCGTTGCCGTCCTCCTCGTCGGCGACCATCACCAGCCACAGATCGGCGGAAGGAACGAAGCCGGATCGCGCCAATTCGGCCATGGCGACGCAGCGTGCGGCCACCTCGTTCTTCATGTCGACCGCACCGCGACCGAAGAGGAATCCGTCGTCGTCGACCACGCCCGCGAAGGGCGGATGCGACCAGTCGCGAGCGTCGGCGGGGACCACGTCGAGGTGGCCGACGAAGGCCAGTGACCCCTCGCGAGACCGACCCGGCAGTCTGGCCAGCAGATTGGCGCGCGCGGGATCACGGGCGACGAGTTCGCACTCGACTCCGACACCTTCGAGATAGTCGGCCAGGTATTCGGCGGCCGCGGTCTCGTTGCCGTTGGTCGTGTCGATCCTGATCAGGCCGCGGGCAAGGTCGAGGACTTCGTCAGCGAGGTGGCTCATGGCGCTCCTTAGCGTGGATCGGGCGGCACCATTCTCATCCGTGCCGGCACACCTCGCTGCGCTCGGCGTACCATGCCGGCTCAGCCCTTGGTCGAGCCGAGGGTCAGACCACTCACGAACTGCTTCTGGAGCACGAAGAACACGATCAGAACCGGGAGCGCGACCAGGATCGACCCGGCAGCCAGCAGGTTGTAATCGGTGAAGAACTGCCCACGCAGGTTGCCCAGCGCCGCCTGCATCGGGAACTTGTCGCTGCGTCCCACCAGGAGTGTCGTCGCCCAGAAGAACTCGTTGTAGATCCAGGTCACCTGCAGCGTCGCCAAGGCGGCCAGCGCCGGACGTACGAGCGGCATCGTGATCTGCCAGTACTGCCGGAAGACCGAAGCGCCGTCCAACTGCGCCGACTCGTAGATCTCCATCGGCAGGGTCTTCATGTAGTTGGACAACACGAACGTGCAGAAACCGAGCTGGAACGCCACGTTGATCAAGATCAGCCCCAGGTAGGACCCCAGCAGGTTGCCGGTGTCGCTGATCCACAGCGGCATCGGGATCATCCGATACAGCCGGAAGACCGGGATCAACAGAGCCTGCGGAGGCAGCAGGTTGGCGGCCAGGAAGATGCCCAGCAGCGTGAGGTTGAACCGGTACGAGAACCGCGCCAGGACGAAGCCCATCAGCGACGCCAGGAAGATCGTCAAGATCACCGCCGGCAAGGTGATGATCAACGAGTTGACGAAGTAGTGCCCGAAGTTTCCGCGCTGCCAGGCGTTGACGTAGTTCTCGGCAGTCCAGCCGCCGAAGGACAGGTAGCCGTTTGCCTGGGTGTAGCTGTAGTCGCGAAACGAGTTGAGCATCGCCCACAGCAGGGGGAACAGCCAGGCCAAGGCCAGCAGCGCCATCGCGATCGTGGCGATGCGCCCTCTGGGCTTGTTGAGTACGCCGCCCTCCATCCGCTCGGGCTGCTTGCCAGCGGGTGCCTCCACCAGGTCGCTCACTGCCGCTCCTCCTTGAACACGATCCGCAGATAGATCGTGATGAAGACCGACGAGATCAGCATCATGATCACCGACAGGGCCGATCCGAAGCCGACCCGCGACGCCTCACCCACCACGTTCTGGGTGACCAACGCCGCGATGACCTCCAAACCGTTGCGGCCCTGATTGACGATCCAGACCAGGTCGAAGGCGCGCAACGCCTCGATCACCACGATCACCAGCACGATCAGGTTGATCGGACGCATCATCGGGAAGATGACGTGAAAGAAGGTCTTGACCTCCCCGGCGCCATCGACAGCCGCCGCCTCGCGCATCGTGGCGTCGATGCCTTTCAACCCGGCCAGGTAGATCAACATGATGTAGCCGGTGTGCCTCCAGGCGGTCGCGACCAGGACGGCCCACAGGTTGATGCTCGGGTCGCCGTACCAATCGATCTCAGTGCCCATCACCTGGTTGAGCAGGCCTTGGTCGCGGCTGTAGAAGAGCTGCCAGATGAAGCCGACCAGCGCCAGGGACAAGACGACCGGCAGATAGAACGCGGTCTGATAGAAGCGACTGCCGATCATGTTGCGGTCCAAGATGACCGCGAGGAAGATCCCCAACACGGTGGGACCGACGAACAAGAACGCCAGCCAGATCAGGCCGTGCTGGACCGCAGGCCAGAACGGGGGATAGATCGAGACGATGTCCTCGTAGTTGCGGGTGCCGACCCACTGGATCGTGTCGAATCCACCCAGGCCGCTCCAGTTGGCGAAGGAGAGCACCACGCTGCCGATGGCGGGGATCCAGACGAGGCCGACCACCAGAATCGTCGGAATCAGGACGAACAGGATGACCGTCAGGCGGTCGGCCGCCCCGAGCCTGCGTTGGGATCGGGGCGCCGAACCTGCCCGTTCGGCCTCGTCTTCGGAGATGACTGTCTGCGACATGACCGGCTCCGGCTCAGCTGCCGAAGATGGAGACCTTTTGCTCTTGGATGCTCTTGCAGACACCGTCGATGTCCTTGGGATCCTTCAAGAAGGTCTGGATCGCAGGAATCATCACTGTCGAGGCGAAGTCGGCGCGGGTGTCTCGGTCCATGAACTGCGCGATGTTCTCAGCCGAACCGACCAGGTCCACCGACTTCTTCTGCAGCGCGGAGTAATTGTCGGTCGCGGCGTTCTCGTTGGCCGCGATCGCGGGGACCTTGGTCGAGTTCATCGCGTCCGCGGCCTCGGTGGTGCCCAGCCACTTCATCATGTCCAGGGCGCCGTCGGCGTTCTTGGTCGCCGCCGAGACACACCATCCGTCGATAGGAGCGTCGATGGCGCCTGCGCCGATGGCACTGTCGAGCTCGGGGAAGTTGAACATGTCGATGTCATTGACCTGGTCGGGCACCGCATCGATGACGAAGGTGCCGAGCAGGTACATCCCGCACTCGCCCTTGCCCATCGAGGTAGCCGCTTCCTGCCAGGTGCGGCCCAACGGGTCGGGCTGGTTGAACTCGAGTAGGCCGGCCCAGGTGTCGAAGACGTTCTTGACCTCCTTGGAGTCCCAGGCCTCCTCGCCCTTCATCAGGTTCATGTGGAAGTCGAAGCCGTTGATCCGCATGTTCAAGATGTCGAACGTGCCCATTGCCGGCCAGCCGTCCTTGTCGCCGAAGGCCCACGGGGTGATCCCGTCCTTCTTCATCTGCGACATCAGTGTCTTGAACTCGTCGAAGGTGGCCGGGGGTGCGTAGCCCTTCTGGTCCCAGACCTTCTTGTTGTAGAAGACCGCCCAGGGGTAATACTCACGCGGCACGAAGTACTGCTTGCCGTCGCTGGCGGTCGCGGCCGCCTTGAACGAGTCGTTGAGGCCGTCGATGGGCCACGCGTCGGAGACGTCGCGGATCAGGCCGGACTGCGCGAACTGATCCATCCGGAAACCGGCGAACCAGGTGAAGACGTCGTCGGGGTTGCCCTGGAGGTAGGAGTTGGCCTGCTCCTGGAAGGTGTTGTGGTCGACGGCGTTGATGGCGACCTTGGTGCCGCTCTTCTTGATGTAGGCGTCGACGATCGCCTTCTCGCGGTCGTACGCAGGCCCGGATCCGGCGGCTTCGTTGAGGCCGACCTTCAAGGAACCACCTCCCGAGCCTTCGCCGCTGTCGCCGCCGCAGGCGGCCAGCAGGCTGCTGGAGCTAAGCGCCAGCCCCGCGATGCCGGCCCCGCGCAGGAGCGAACGCCGCGTGGCGCGCATGGTGACGAGCGCCGAACCCGGAATCGGCTGAGGAGTAAGGGGGCTGGGAGTGGTCACGACATGTCCTCCTGGTATGCGGAGAGTGAACAGAAACAAACACTGTTTGCATCGAACCGCGTGGGCCCGGTCACTGTCAAGCACTTCCATGCGACGGCAATATCAACAATTTCAGGCACTTTGTCATGGGTGAGAATGTTGACTTCCGGGTCGATCCGGAGGGACATTGTGGCGCATGAACATCCCTGCTCTTGCCTACGGTGGCGACTACAACCCCGAGCAGTGGCCTCGTGAGGTGTGGGCCGAGGACCACGTCCTGATGCAGCAGTCGCACGTCAATCTCGCGACGGTCGGCGTCTTCTCCTGGGCGCACCTTCAGCCCAATCCCGACACGTTCACC of the Nocardioides sp. genome contains:
- a CDS encoding DUF3159 domain-containing protein, coding for MTSQPESAPIVDTVEALVRKQLSQALGGRRGMLEAAVPTVLFTATWLTTKHLNLALGISLGAALVLLAVRLVQRSSAQFVLNAVFGIGIGWAFVAMSARGGASADEQALAYFLPGILYNAGYAVLMAISCLTTWPLVGFMVGSVTGDPTAWHEDRPVVRLCTKLTWLLAVPCLLRVALQAPLWLAGKREVIDPDTVVALLGTLKIALGWPLQLATLAAMVWLLGRNHTPITPRVVTPVEPA
- a CDS encoding TrkA family potassium uptake protein; this encodes MHVVIMGCGRVGSNLARSLEDRNHTVSVIDSEPDSFRRLGPTFNGDKVTGYGFDQSVLEKAGIRRADAFAAVSNGDNSNIIAARVARETFGLQQVVARIYDPGRAEVYQRLGITTVATVRWTSDQILRRILPAGAEPDFRDPSGTIRVDQVPCPENWVGHRTIHFQEQSRSRIAWIDRLGEGMLPNRDTVLQEGDLMHLVMREETAVHTYDVIAAGPEEA
- a CDS encoding APC family permease encodes the protein MGVGDVSKRILLGRKLRNEQLGETLLPKRIALPVFASDALSSVAYAPDEVFIMLSVAGASAYAFSWKIGLAVALVMLTVVASYRQNVHAYPSGGGDYEVATVNLGETAGVTVASALLVDYVLTVAVSISSGVQNAAAAIPSLIGHEATVAIVLVLLLAAMNLRGVRESGSFFAIPTYGFMIGVLGMSAVGAFQYFTGHLGKVESAQWQIVPTPGFGENEITQIALVFLLARAFSSGCAALTGVEAISNGVPAFKRPKSKNAATTLLLLGSIAITMLMSIILLAREMGLRYVDPHELERLRDANGNPMPEGFDQHPVMAQLSKAVFADFPPGFYFVVAMTGIILVLAANTAFNGFPVLGSILAKDGFAPRSLASRGDRLAYSNGILFLAVMAIILIYAFDAQTTKLIQLYIIGVFVSFTLSQLGMIRHWTRNLRSVNDPAERARMLRSRAINAFGLGMTSVVLVIVLLTKFLAGAWIAILAMIVFFAIMKAIRRHYDAVELELAADEQDKVLPTRVHAIVLVSKLHKPTLRALAFAKAARPNILEGVYVSIDQGQTDRLLEEWDDRNIDVPLKVLYSPYREVVRPIVDYASEIRKASPRGVVAVYIPEYVVGRWWEQLLHNQTALRLKTRLLFTPGVMMISVPYQLASSVLAHERELNADTRARAGDLRRGRVVDDEGQTATWRGQD
- a CDS encoding TRAM domain-containing protein translates to MARRNRPRRPRGASAVGQRFEVVVGPVAHGGHCVARVEESQDSVEGSRTLRDRVVFVRHALPGERAVVEITEGTERDRFWRGNAVEILEPSAARVSAPCEYAGPGGCGGCDLQHVSRSGQLDWKTMVVREQLVRLAGMSADDPLVTGLTVQTVGPDDGLRWRSRTRFVHLGQGRLGLRAYRSHQVVEVDDCLITAEPMVGAGREVETVTAAGRTHEFTRALDGFWQPHVEAPRVLVEAVVEMLGPKLGESVLDLYGGVGLFARFLGDEVGPDARVVLIEGDRIAAGHARGNLARGAAGSTSVAAGDVEQVLGQRYDEPFDIVVLDPPRTGAKRAVVEQVVDRAPRAVAYVACDPAALARDLKSFAELGYVTREIRAYDLFPMTHHVECIALLTR
- a CDS encoding helix-turn-helix transcriptional regulator, with protein sequence MPVEEPHRIVCRLDELLAERGMTVTALADTIGVTNVNLSVLKNQRAKAIRFSTLTAICDALGCQPGDLFVVETD
- a CDS encoding YjbQ family protein, whose translation is MDSEIRRYRTGTSEVVLDLTHDCAEFVSDRGDGLLHVFVPHATAGVAILETGAGSDDDLLAALEDLLPRDGRWRHRHGTPGHGRDHVLPALISPYATIPVIGGRLALGTWQSICLVDTNVDNPEREVRLSFLTSG
- a CDS encoding M20/M25/M40 family metallo-hydrolase — its product is MSHLADEVLDLARGLIRIDTTNGNETAAAEYLADYLEGVGVECELVARDPARANLLARLPGRSREGSLAFVGHLDVVPADARDWSHPPFAGVVDDDGFLFGRGAVDMKNEVAARCVAMAELARSGFVPSADLWLVMVADEEDGNADVGMRWLLEQRPDFAPAYAINEGGGQRLELSDGRAMLTLAVGEKGTLPARVVAVGEAGHASMPTIGNNAVPLLGDLITRIGQGLAAPEPSPLLAASLEALLGRPMGDLDADLAAASALHPALEHSLPPLVGTTMAPTVLHGSPARNVMPARAWVELDCRILPGATRAEVERVVRDRLGEGPYDLEFPEEIVPGSASPVDGALARVAADVMAEQDPGASLLPLLCPGYTDSSYLRAARSDCEAYGFSPFRHTPAHVIDEGYHNADERVHVDDLTLAARFHVELARRMLR
- a CDS encoding carbohydrate ABC transporter permease, whose product is MSDLVEAPAGKQPERMEGGVLNKPRGRIATIAMALLALAWLFPLLWAMLNSFRDYSYTQANGYLSFGGWTAENYVNAWQRGNFGHYFVNSLIITLPAVILTIFLASLMGFVLARFSYRFNLTLLGIFLAANLLPPQALLIPVFRLYRMIPMPLWISDTGNLLGSYLGLILINVAFQLGFCTFVLSNYMKTLPMEIYESAQLDGASVFRQYWQITMPLVRPALAALATLQVTWIYNEFFWATTLLVGRSDKFPMQAALGNLRGQFFTDYNLLAAGSILVALPVLIVFFVLQKQFVSGLTLGSTKG
- a CDS encoding sugar ABC transporter permease — encoded protein: MSQTVISEDEAERAGSAPRSQRRLGAADRLTVILFVLIPTILVVGLVWIPAIGSVVLSFANWSGLGGFDTIQWVGTRNYEDIVSIYPPFWPAVQHGLIWLAFLFVGPTVLGIFLAVILDRNMIGSRFYQTAFYLPVVLSLALVGFIWQLFYSRDQGLLNQVMGTEIDWYGDPSINLWAVLVATAWRHTGYIMLIYLAGLKGIDATMREAAAVDGAGEVKTFFHVIFPMMRPINLIVLVIVVIEALRAFDLVWIVNQGRNGLEVIAALVTQNVVGEASRVGFGSALSVIMMLISSVFITIYLRIVFKEERQ